A single Populus nigra chromosome 13, ddPopNigr1.1, whole genome shotgun sequence DNA region contains:
- the LOC133670483 gene encoding ninja-family protein AFP3 — translation MAQTEKLQNIETGQHQHNISMSNNLPKELLQRFISGNHYNHRLNGEEGEDDDVELSLGLSLNGRFGVDPKAKKITRSSSIASDFINPTGENGSAFVVSNLESNYLPRTCSLPTETKEEWRKRKEIQTLRRMEAKRKRTEKQKILKTVTDKTMGEEDKRENGTNGDHHQKEFLKSFNGFFDVGVEGLSTQAEVVAPPLTHESQGTGSSGITQFESQPLQGMNKYIESRSPVSVQSLSDYEQRSIIAPGLVLGEKSSFPAGVAMEKNGSDKLTVTENGTKEVARDVLEDMPYVSAKGDGPNGKRIEGFLYQYRKGEEVRIVCVCHGSFLSPAEFVKHAGGGDDVEQPLKHIVVHPSPFF, via the exons ATGGCACAAACAGAGAAACTTCAGAACATTGAAACCGGCCAACATCAGCATAATATTTCTATGAGCAACAATCTTCCTAAGGAGTTGTTGCAAAGATTTATATCTGGGAATCATTATAATCACAGACTCAAtggagaagaaggagaagacgACGATGTTGAGCTAAGTCTTGGACTTTCATTGAATGGTAGATTTGGTGTGGACCCAAAAGCCAAGAAGATTACTAGATCATCTTCTATAGCATCAGATTTTATTAACCCAACAGGAGAAAATGGAAGTGCTTTTGTGGTATCTAATTTGGAAAGTAATTATCTTCCAAGGACTTGTTCTTTGCCAACAGAGACAAAAGAGGAGTGGAGGAAGAGGAAAGAGATTCAGACACTTAGGAGAATGGAGGCTAAAAGGAAGAGAACAGAGAAGCAAAAGATTCTGAAAACAGTGACGGATAAAACTATGGGTGAGGAAGATAAGAGAGAAAATGGCACAAATGGTGATCACCATCAAAAAGAGTTTCTTAAGAGTTTCAATGGTTTCTTTGATGTTGGTGTAGAAGGGCTGTCAACACAAGCAGAAGTAGTAGCACCACCATTAACACACGAATCACAAGGGACTGGATCATCTGGGATAACACAGTTTGAGAGCCAGCCACTTCAAG GAATGAACAAATACATCGAGTCAAGAAGCCCTGTCAGTGTTCAGTCTTTGTCAGATTATGAGCAGAGATCAATCATTGCTCCTGGATTAGTACTAGGTGAAAAATCAAGTTTCCCTGCCGGAGTTGCAATGGAAAAGAATGGATCTGACAAACTTACAGTCACTGAGAATGGAACTAAGGAGGTGGCGAGGGATGTGTTGGAGGATATGCCATATGTGTCCGCAAAAGGAGATGGTCCCAACGGGAAACGCATAGAAGGTTTTCTCTACCAGTACAGGAAAGGTGAGGAGGTGAGGATAGTATGCGTTTGCCATGGAAGCTTTCTCTCACCAGCTGAGTTTGTCAAGCATGCAGGTGGTGGTGATGATGTAGAACAACCCCTTAAGCATATAGTGGTTCACCCCTCTCcctttttttaa
- the LOC133671687 gene encoding nuclear transport factor 2-like, which yields MALQTASNPTLPSAQVVGNAFVEQYYYILLTSPESVHRFYQDSSVLSRPDANGVVTSVTTMQGINEKILSLDFKDCKAEIKTADAQISYKDGVTVLVTGCFTGKDNVKRKFAQSFFLAPQDSGYFVLNDVFRYVDDNESLESHLGHGVDSNPIVPSIPDQEPAHVPDPSAPDPLPSVVEELKKLAEKANESSDHEKQLVNDREIFVEDLSDEHNVPVVVESVSSMIQEDAPKKSYASIVKVAKGSLLPIKVYLPANTTKMVPKRTENQSEKSVAPVLEPETSVPSSNDAPETSSAQEEVEGHSIYIRNLPFNLTVSQLEAEFEKFGPIKEGGVQVRYNRQQGYCFGFVEFHSPNSMNSAIEASPMTIGGRQIVVEMKRTNTRVGSGRGNFSYGRAGFRNDSFRGRGNYGGGRGFGRNDRSRGEFSGRGRSSSGQVEGYQQGRGRGGRSSGVKHDAISS from the exons ATGGCATTACAAACAGCGAGCAACCCAACTCTTCCCAGTGCCCAAGTGGTTGGAAATGCTTTTGTTGAGCAGTATTACTATATTCTTCTCACTTCACCGGAATCGGTCCATAGATTCTATCAGGATTCAAGTGTGCTAAGCCGGCCAGATGCTAATGGTGTAGTGACGTCAGTGACAACAATGCAA GGTATCAATGAGAAGATACTTTCCTTGGATTTCAAGGACTGTAAGGCAGAAATCAAAACAGCAGATGCTCAGATATCTTATAAAGACGGGGTTACTGTGCTAGTAACTGGATGCTTCACGGGCAAGGACAACGTGAAAAGGAAATTTGCTCAGTCATTTTTTCTCGCACCACAAGACAGTGGTTATTTTGTCCTAAATGATGTTTTCAGGTATGTGGATGACAATGAATCTTTGGAAAGTCATCTTGGTCATGGTGTTGATAGCAACCCAATTGTTCCCTCAATCCCAGATCAAG agccCGCTCATGTTCCTGATCCTTCTGCACCTGACCCATTACCTTCTGTTGTGGAAGAACTTAAAAAACTTGCTGAGAAAGCTAATGAATCATCAGACCATGAGAAACAACTAGTTAATGACAGAGAGATCTTTGTGGAAGATCTTTCAGATGAACATAATGTTCCTGTAGTTGTTGAATCAGTTTCGTCCATGATCCAAGAGGATGCTCCAAAGAAATCTTATGCATCGATT GTTAAAGTGGCGAAAGGGAGCTTGCTGccaataaaagtttatttacctGCTAATACTACAAAAATGGTTCCTAAGAGAACTGAGAACCAGTCAGAAAAGTCAGTGGCACCTGTCCTTGAGCCTGAAACATCAGTGCCAAGCAGCAATGATGCCCCTGAAACTAGCAGTGCTCAAGAGGAAG TTGAAGGGCACTCCATTTATATTCGAAACTTGCCCTTTAACTTGACGGTTTCTCAACTTGAGGCAGAGTTCGAGAAGTTTGGACCAATCAAGGAAGGAGGTGTCCAAGTCAGATATAATAGG CAACAGGGATACTGTTTTGGATTTGTTGAATTTCATTCCCCAAACTCCATGAATAGTGCAATTGAG GCTTCACCTATGACTATTGGGGGGCGTCAAATAGTTGTTGAGATGAAGAGAACTAATACTCGAG TTGGTAGCGGAAGAGGTAATTTCTCTTATGGTAGGGCAGGGTTTCGAAATGACAGCTTCAGGGGCCGTGGGAACTACGGTGGTGGCAGGGGTTTTGGTAGAAATGATAGAAGTCGGGGTGAGTTTTCTGGTAGGGGAAGGAGTTCAAGTGGTCAAGTTGAGGGTTATCAGCAAGGAAGAGGGAGGGGTGGGCGTTCAAGTGGAGTAAAGCATGATGCTATTTCCTCATAA
- the LOC133670490 gene encoding malonyl-CoA:anthocyanidin 5-O-glucoside-6''-O-malonyltransferase-like: MAMVDISLVAIEAIKRSIAQVKTHCLSVSLSPYFMASPSLVRILEICKVTPALDSVDAAKEFSLPLTYFDITWFKFPPAECLYFFKLNESSSRPSIFHSQILPALKHSLSQTLGRFVPLAGHLTWPANSSKPVIVYALNDALSLRVAESNASFDRFIGNEIREADESHPYIPELYVTNMIASLLALQITFFPRKGFSIGMAIHHAMLDGKSVSMFLNTWAYLCKHNQNEKSLLLLPELRPSFDRTGLQDSFGLESVYLKQWEATIIPVSELNSRSLKLMPYLGVPSNLLRATFRLPREAINELKESVQRYHQAGLNPGKQLHLSTYVITCAYVSVCLVKARGGDDNRKVYYVCSVDCRSRLEPPLPQNYFGNCVAVHHMAAEAKAFMEENGVAIVAEKLSDLINGLENGLFQGAKERLVMLRGLGQEVQKFGVAGSTRLGFYGLDFGWGNVEKAEITSIDRTRGFSMMEFGDVSSGGTEVGVVLVRQEMERFASLFVNGLKALQSRL; the protein is encoded by the coding sequence ATGGCAATGGTTGATATATCCTTGGTAGCCATTGAAGCAATCAAAAGAAGCATAGCTCAAGTAAAAACACATTGTCTGTCTGTGTCTCTCTCTCCATACTTCATGGCATCGCCCAGCTTAGTAAGAATATTAGAGATCTGTAAGGTGACTCCGGCCTTAGATTCTGTTGACGCTGCAAAAGAATTCTCACTTCCTCTCACCTATTTTGACATAACTTGGTTCAAATTCCCTCCAGCCGAGTGCCTATATTTCTTTAAACTCAATGAGTCATCAAGTAGACCCAGCATATTTCACTCACAAATTTTGCCTGCACTTAAACACTCACTCTCACAAACCCTCGGTCGCTTTGTTCCTCTCGCTGGCCACCTCACTTGGCCAGCCAACTCATCCAAACCCGTAATTGTTTATGCTCTGAATGATGCTCTGTCACTCAGAGTTGCTGAGTCTAATGCTAGTTTTGATCGCTTCATTGGAAATGAAATTCGTGAAGCTGATGAGTCACATCCTTATATACCTGAGTTGTATGTAACAAACATGATTGCTTCATTACTCGCTCTACAAATTACTTTCTTCCCCCGTAAAGGTTTCTCTATTGGCATGGCCATACACCATGCCATGCTTGATGGAAAAAGCGTATCTATGTTCCTCAATACATGGGCTTATTTATGTAAACACAACCAGAACGAAAAGAGTCTCCTTTTATTGCCTGAATTAAGGCCATCTTTTGACAGGACTGGTCTCCAAGACTCATTCGGGCTCGAGTCAGTGTACTTGAAGCAGTGGGAAGCCACGATCATTCCAGTTTCGGAATTGAACTCACGAAGCTTGAAATTAATGCCATATCTTGGAGTGCCAAGCAACTTGCTTCGTGCAACCTTTCGTTTGCCTCGTGAAGCTATTAATGAGCTTAAAGAAAGTGTACAGCGCTACCACCAAGCAGGATTAAACCCTGGAAAGCAGCTTCATCTCTCAACGTACGTGATTACATGTGCTTATGTATCAGTTTGTCTGGTGAAAGCTAGAGGAGGAGATGATAACAGGAAGGTTTATTATGTGTGTTCAGTGGATTGTAGAAGCCGCTTAGAGCCTCCACTTccacaaaattattttggtaATTGTGTTGCTGTCCATCACATGGCTGCAGAAGCAAAGGCTTTTATGGAGGAAAATGGGGTTGCTATTGTAGCAGAGAAGCTTAGTGATTTGATAAATGGCTTGGAGAACGGACTTTTTCAAGGCGCAAAGGAGAGGCTTGTTATGTTGAGAGGGTTGGGACAAGAAGTGCAGAAGTTCGGGGTTGCTGGATCAACACGGCTTGGGTTTTACGGGTTGGATTTTGGGTGGGGAAATGTTGAGAAGGCTGAGATCACATCCATAGATAGAACTAGAGGTTTCTCAATGATGGAGTTTGGAGATGTTTCAAGTGGAGGGACTGAAGTTGGAGTTGTTTTGGTGAGGCAAGAAATGGAACGTTTTGCTTCTCTGTTTGTCAATGGCCTAAAAGCTCTTCAATCCAGACTGTAA